The proteins below are encoded in one region of Macrococcus armenti:
- a CDS encoding peptidase U32 family protein — translation MTELLVTPKSLTHIDALIEAGADAFLIGESKFGLRLAGEFNREEVKLAAEKIHAHGKKVYVAVNGLFHNEHLDDVEDYMKYLHTLDIDAITFGDPAIVMYARELGNTIPLQWNQETLVTNYFQCNYWGERGANRAVLARELSLEEVLNIKAHANVEIEVQVHGMTCMFQSKRNLLGNYFMYQDKVMKIENRAQADAMLLYDEERNNKYPIFEDSNGTHIMSPNDICVIEELEELLDANIDSFKIDGVLHSEDYITTVTKAYRKAIDLYMENPDLYDDAKFDLIDMIEEIQPEHRPLDQGFLFKQTVY, via the coding sequence ATGACAGAATTATTAGTTACACCGAAATCATTAACACATATTGATGCATTAATTGAAGCAGGTGCAGATGCATTTTTAATCGGTGAGTCAAAGTTTGGCTTAAGACTTGCCGGAGAATTTAATCGTGAAGAAGTAAAACTTGCTGCAGAGAAAATTCACGCACATGGAAAGAAAGTTTATGTCGCAGTAAATGGCTTATTCCATAATGAACATCTTGATGATGTAGAAGACTATATGAAGTATTTGCATACATTGGATATCGATGCGATTACTTTCGGTGACCCGGCAATTGTGATGTATGCACGTGAACTTGGGAATACAATTCCATTGCAGTGGAATCAGGAGACGCTCGTAACGAATTATTTCCAGTGTAATTACTGGGGTGAACGTGGGGCGAATCGCGCGGTACTTGCACGAGAATTATCGCTGGAAGAAGTTTTAAACATTAAAGCACATGCAAATGTAGAAATTGAAGTACAAGTTCATGGTATGACATGTATGTTCCAGTCTAAACGTAATTTACTCGGTAACTACTTTATGTATCAGGATAAAGTTATGAAGATTGAAAACAGAGCGCAAGCGGACGCAATGCTCTTATATGATGAAGAACGTAACAATAAATATCCGATTTTTGAAGATAGTAACGGTACACATATTATGAGTCCGAATGATATTTGTGTAATAGAAGAGTTAGAAGAACTGCTAGATGCGAATATTGATAGCTTTAAAATTGACGGCGTATTGCATAGCGAAGATTACATTACGACAGTAACGAAAGCGTACCGTAAAGCAATCGATTTATATATGGAAAATCCTGATTTATACGATGATGCAAAGTTTGATTTAATTGATATGATTGAAGAGATTCAGCCTGAACATCGACCGCTGGACCAAGGGTTCTTATTTAAACAAACGGTTTACTAA
- the yhbY gene encoding ribosome assembly RNA-binding protein YhbY, whose translation MLTGKQRRYLRAQAHNLDPIFQIGKGGISDNLIEQLNDVLEKRELIKVSVLQNNMDDKEELAETIARRVYGELVQVIGSTIILYKPSVNHKKIELPR comes from the coding sequence ATGCTAACAGGAAAACAAAGAAGATATTTACGTGCACAAGCACACAATTTAGACCCAATCTTTCAAATTGGTAAAGGTGGCATCAGCGATAATTTAATTGAGCAATTAAACGATGTACTGGAAAAACGCGAACTTATAAAAGTCAGTGTATTGCAGAACAATATGGATGATAAAGAAGAACTTGCAGAAACGATTGCACGCCGTGTATACGGTGAGCTCGTACAAGTAATCGGATCAACAATCATTTTGTATAAACCTTCAGTAAACCATAAAAAAATCGAACTACCAAGATAA
- the udk gene encoding uridine kinase has protein sequence MRKTTIIGIAGGSGSGKTSVTSKILKNLEGYSVALIEQDYYYKNQDHLTFEERLKTNYDHPFAFDNELLIQNLKDLRNGETVEVPTYDYSNHTRSKKTITFEPKDVIIVEGIFALENSELRDLMDVKIYVDTDADLRILRRIVRDIKERGRTMESVIDQYLSVVRPMHNQFIEPTKKYADIIIPEGGSNSVAIDIMTTKIQSLIQV, from the coding sequence ATGCGTAAAACGACAATAATCGGAATTGCGGGAGGATCAGGTTCAGGTAAAACTTCCGTAACATCAAAGATACTAAAGAATCTTGAAGGTTATAGCGTAGCTTTAATCGAGCAGGATTACTATTATAAAAATCAGGATCATCTAACGTTTGAAGAACGTCTGAAAACGAACTACGACCATCCATTTGCGTTTGATAACGAATTACTAATTCAAAACTTAAAGGATCTGCGTAATGGAGAAACAGTTGAAGTGCCGACATATGATTATTCAAATCATACAAGAAGTAAGAAAACGATTACATTTGAACCAAAAGATGTTATTATAGTAGAAGGCATTTTTGCACTGGAGAACAGTGAACTTCGCGATCTTATGGATGTTAAGATTTACGTTGATACTGATGCAGATTTAAGAATTCTGCGTCGTATCGTTAGAGATATTAAAGAGCGCGGGCGCACGATGGAATCTGTAATCGATCAGTACTTATCAGTTGTAAGACCGATGCATAATCAGTTTATAGAACCAACGAAAAAATATGCTGACATTATTATTCCTGAAGGTGGAAGTAATTCAGTCGCAATCGATATTATGACTACAAAAATACAATCATTAATTCAAGTTTAG
- the yqeH gene encoding ribosome biogenesis GTPase YqeH gives MSEQMKCIGCGAELQSDDQNKPGYVPASSLNKEDVICKRCFRLKHYNEIQDVNITSDDFLTMLNALSNKEGIIVNVIDVFDFQGSWINGLKRIVGNKKVIIAANKMDLLPKLINKRRVQLWIEKQAKELGMKPDDVVLISAQKNHGIDTLLESIESMRNGKDVYIVGTTNVGKSTLINKLIETSVGEKDVITTSHFPGTTLDLIDIPLDDHSFMFDTPGIIQAHQMTHYVTDKELKIIMPKQEIKPRNFQLNEGQTLFLGGLVRVDYVSGGRRSLNCFVSNLLHIHRTKTDNAQELWHRQIGDLLTPPGNGEFDFDNVKKVQLSVKDEKQDIIISGLGFITVDKGAQIVVHAPKQVDVYLRPSIL, from the coding sequence TTGAGTGAACAGATGAAATGTATCGGTTGTGGTGCAGAACTTCAGTCAGATGATCAGAATAAACCTGGTTATGTACCCGCTTCAAGTTTAAATAAAGAAGATGTCATTTGTAAGCGTTGCTTCAGGTTGAAACATTATAATGAGATTCAGGACGTGAATATAACAAGTGATGACTTTTTAACGATGTTAAACGCTTTAAGTAATAAAGAAGGTATTATCGTTAATGTCATTGATGTATTTGATTTTCAAGGTTCATGGATCAATGGTTTAAAGCGTATCGTCGGTAATAAGAAAGTTATCATTGCAGCAAACAAGATGGATTTACTTCCGAAGCTGATTAATAAACGTCGTGTGCAACTATGGATTGAAAAACAAGCGAAAGAGCTTGGGATGAAACCAGATGATGTCGTATTAATTTCAGCTCAAAAAAATCACGGAATAGATACATTGCTGGAATCGATTGAATCGATGCGTAACGGTAAGGACGTTTACATCGTCGGTACGACAAATGTAGGTAAGTCTACGTTAATTAATAAATTAATTGAGACGAGTGTCGGTGAGAAAGACGTTATTACTACAAGTCATTTTCCAGGAACGACACTTGACTTAATTGATATTCCACTTGACGATCATTCATTTATGTTTGATACGCCAGGTATCATTCAGGCACATCAGATGACACACTATGTTACAGATAAAGAACTGAAAATCATTATGCCGAAGCAGGAAATCAAACCACGTAACTTCCAGCTGAATGAAGGACAGACATTATTTTTAGGTGGCTTAGTACGCGTTGATTACGTATCAGGTGGTAGAAGAAGTTTAAATTGTTTCGTCAGTAATTTACTACACATTCATAGAACAAAAACGGATAATGCGCAGGAACTATGGCATCGTCAAATTGGTGACTTATTAACACCACCGGGAAATGGTGAATTTGACTTCGATAATGTGAAGAAAGTTCAGTTGTCCGTAAAAGATGAAAAACAGGATATTATTATATCAGGTCTTGGTTTTATTACGGTAGACAAAGGTGCACAAATCGTCGTTCATGCACCGAAACAAGTCGATGTTTATTTAAGACCGAGCATATTGTAG
- the nadD gene encoding nicotinate (nicotinamide) nucleotide adenylyltransferase, producing the protein MEIILYGGSFDPIHIGHAFVANEVFQQFKPDKFIFMPAGQSPHKNSKPNVSDEHRLHMIQQTIDYLQFGEIDTFEIEQAGKSYTYHTVLYLKEKYKNCKLKILIGYDQYEVIDKWYNLEAITSLASFIVVNRSRDELTLREPFIPFTLPRMDVSATDIRMRIHNGQSVKCLLLADVEHYIREEHLYEEKKSD; encoded by the coding sequence ATGGAAATCATCCTTTACGGCGGTTCATTCGATCCGATTCATATTGGCCATGCATTTGTTGCAAATGAAGTGTTCCAGCAGTTTAAGCCGGATAAATTTATCTTTATGCCAGCAGGACAAAGTCCACATAAAAATTCGAAGCCGAACGTATCAGATGAACACCGACTGCATATGATTCAACAAACAATTGATTACTTGCAGTTCGGTGAGATTGATACGTTTGAAATAGAACAGGCAGGTAAGAGCTACACGTATCATACAGTTTTATATTTGAAGGAAAAGTATAAAAACTGCAAGCTTAAAATATTAATTGGATATGATCAGTACGAAGTGATTGATAAGTGGTACAATTTAGAAGCAATTACTTCACTTGCATCGTTTATCGTCGTGAATAGGTCACGTGATGAACTGACTTTAAGAGAGCCTTTTATACCGTTTACATTGCCGAGAATGGATGTAAGTGCGACTGATATTAGAATGCGTATACATAATGGTCAGTCAGTGAAGTGTTTACTATTAGCTGATGTAGAACATTATATAAGAGAGGAGCACTTGTATGAAGAGAAAAAAAGCGATTAA
- a CDS encoding helix-hairpin-helix domain-containing protein, whose product MNNFLNISAMLDKFNAHKQLVGIAVVTVIAVVILLIRSVTMSHSNETITKPKVSEELPVQNEVSPQVEARQKQIKVDVKGAVKYSGVYDAKQGERIQDVLKHAEVLPNADLDAVNLSQEIRDALVIYIPFKGEVKTDKFTLYQSSTSSVQSSVQNNAHEKVNINQAEQSQLEEIPGIGPKKAQDIIKYRTDNGGFKSIEEIKEIRGVGEKTYESLKDYIEV is encoded by the coding sequence TTGAACAATTTTTTAAATATAAGTGCAATGCTTGATAAGTTTAATGCACATAAGCAATTAGTCGGTATAGCAGTTGTCACGGTCATAGCAGTAGTCATCTTACTCATAAGATCTGTAACGATGTCGCATAGTAACGAAACAATCACAAAGCCTAAAGTATCTGAAGAACTTCCAGTACAAAATGAAGTGTCGCCACAAGTAGAAGCAAGGCAAAAGCAAATTAAAGTCGATGTGAAAGGAGCGGTTAAATATAGCGGCGTGTATGATGCGAAACAAGGTGAACGTATTCAGGATGTGTTAAAGCATGCTGAAGTTTTACCGAATGCGGATTTAGATGCTGTTAATTTATCGCAGGAAATAAGAGATGCGCTCGTAATCTATATTCCTTTCAAAGGTGAAGTAAAGACAGATAAATTTACGCTCTATCAAAGTTCAACTTCGTCTGTACAAAGTAGCGTTCAAAATAATGCCCATGAGAAAGTAAACATTAATCAGGCAGAACAATCACAACTCGAAGAAATTCCAGGTATCGGCCCGAAAAAAGCACAGGATATTATTAAGTACAGGACAGATAACGGAGGATTCAAATCTATCGAAGAAATAAAGGAAATTAGAGGTGTTGGTGAGAAGACATATGAAAGTTTAAAGGATTATATAGAAGTTTGA
- the aroE gene encoding shikimate dehydrogenase translates to MKFAVIGHPIKHSLSPLMHHANFKALQTDDEYAALHIDPKHFHHLRDIIQDQAIDGFNITIPYKVDMLQVVDVVDTEAQMIGAINTVHIKDGVWYGYNTDGAGFKASIENYIGGKNIVVLGAGGASRAICYTLFKDNKVTVLNRNTNRVADWPFQIEAYTYDMSDAIKQADIVINTTPVGMDGFMTDDLIDISQLKPSAVVCDIIYTPDRTPILQSAAQRGLSIINGLDMFVNQGALSYEIWTEKKADKTAMKQAVINYLQRSTLC, encoded by the coding sequence ATGAAATTTGCAGTGATAGGGCATCCAATAAAGCACTCTTTATCACCACTTATGCACCATGCTAACTTTAAAGCGCTGCAGACTGATGATGAATATGCTGCACTTCATATCGATCCGAAACACTTTCATCATCTGAGAGATATTATTCAGGATCAGGCAATAGATGGTTTTAATATTACAATTCCTTATAAAGTGGATATGCTACAAGTTGTCGATGTCGTTGATACAGAAGCACAGATGATTGGTGCAATTAATACGGTGCACATTAAAGATGGTGTCTGGTATGGTTATAATACAGACGGAGCAGGATTTAAAGCGTCTATTGAAAATTATATCGGCGGTAAAAATATTGTCGTACTTGGTGCTGGTGGTGCGAGTCGAGCGATATGTTATACATTATTTAAAGATAATAAAGTAACAGTACTGAACAGAAATACGAATCGCGTTGCAGACTGGCCATTTCAAATCGAAGCTTACACGTACGATATGAGTGATGCGATTAAGCAGGCGGATATAGTTATTAATACGACACCGGTTGGTATGGATGGATTTATGACTGATGATTTAATCGATATATCTCAATTGAAACCGAGTGCTGTCGTATGCGACATTATATATACACCAGACAGAACACCGATACTGCAAAGTGCAGCACAGCGAGGATTATCAATTATAAACGGCCTTGATATGTTTGTGAATCAAGGTGCGCTCAGTTATGAAATATGGACAGAAAAAAAAGCGGATAAAACAGCGATGAAGCAAGCTGTAATCAATTATTTACAAAGGAGCACATTATGCTAA
- a CDS encoding O-methyltransferase: MIKEATYISNLNPVNDIDTLIQYAIDNEVPIMDKISVEFVKQLIRIHKAQSILEIGTAIGYSALHFASVNDAIHVTTIERNATMYETALRNFEAFNSKQIRPIFKDALEAFHDVNDKQYDILFIDAAKAQSMKFFELYSPLVKQGGLIITDNILYHDFVGNIEIVRSRNIKQMVRKIEKYNAWLSEHPDYDTNFLDIGDGMSISIKK, translated from the coding sequence ATGATTAAAGAAGCAACATATATCAGTAATTTAAATCCAGTAAATGATATAGATACGTTAATACAATATGCAATTGACAATGAAGTGCCGATCATGGATAAGATTTCTGTAGAATTTGTTAAACAATTGATACGAATTCATAAAGCACAATCAATCCTTGAAATCGGAACAGCGATTGGTTATAGTGCACTACATTTTGCATCAGTAAATGATGCGATTCATGTGACGACGATTGAACGCAATGCAACGATGTATGAAACAGCGTTGCGAAATTTTGAGGCGTTCAATTCGAAGCAGATCAGACCAATATTTAAAGATGCACTGGAAGCATTTCATGATGTAAATGATAAACAGTATGATATATTGTTTATCGATGCGGCAAAAGCACAGTCAATGAAGTTTTTTGAACTGTATAGTCCACTCGTAAAGCAAGGTGGCTTAATTATTACGGATAACATTTTATATCATGATTTTGTCGGTAATATCGAAATAGTCCGCAGTAGAAATATTAAACAAATGGTACGTAAAATCGAAAAATATAATGCGTGGTTAAGTGAACACCCGGATTATGATACAAACTTTCTTGATATCGGCGATGGCATGAGTATATCAATTAAGAAATAA
- the rsfS gene encoding ribosome silencing factor — MNSKALLELAFNACDNKRAEDIIGINVADVTGVTDYFVICEGNSDRQVQAIAREVKDEAQKNGIEVNRLEGFNEARWILVDLGDVVVHVFHHEERDYYNLEKLFRDQEIITYESEML; from the coding sequence ATGAATAGTAAAGCATTATTAGAACTTGCATTTAATGCATGTGATAACAAACGAGCAGAAGATATTATCGGTATTAATGTCGCAGATGTAACAGGTGTAACAGATTATTTCGTAATCTGTGAAGGGAACTCAGATCGTCAAGTTCAGGCAATTGCGCGTGAAGTGAAAGATGAAGCCCAAAAGAACGGTATTGAAGTAAACCGTCTTGAAGGATTTAATGAAGCACGCTGGATACTCGTAGATTTAGGAGATGTCGTTGTTCACGTATTCCATCATGAAGAACGCGACTACTATAATTTAGAAAAATTATTCAGAGATCAGGAAATTATTACGTACGAATCGGAAATGTTGTAA
- a CDS encoding peptidase U32 family protein yields MKTEMEIMNQQPKIKKPELLAPAGNLEKLKIAVHYGADAVFLGGQEYGLRSNADNFTIEEIKEGVEFANRYGAKIYITTNIIAHDENMPGLEEYLQKLEWAGATGIIVADPLIIETCKRVAPKLEIHLSTQQSLSNVKAVEYWKSEGLERVVLARETSAEEIKEMKEKIDIEIEAFIHGAMCIAYSGRCTLSNHMTARDSNRGGCCQSCRWDYDLITVNDGELDVAYEGDNVTPFAMSPKDLKLVESIPKMIDIGVDSLKIEGRMKSIHYIATVVSVYRKVIDAYVNDPENFKIDPEWLVELDKCANRDTASAFFEGVPGFEEQMFGHEQSKKTPYDFCGLVLDYDEATQIATIQQRNNFKPGQEIEFFGPEIENFRQVVTEIIDEEGNVLDAARHPLQIVQIKVNHPVYPMNMMRKELN; encoded by the coding sequence ATGAAAACTGAAATGGAAATCATGAATCAGCAGCCTAAAATCAAAAAGCCGGAATTGCTGGCGCCTGCTGGTAATCTCGAAAAATTAAAAATCGCAGTGCATTACGGTGCTGACGCTGTCTTTTTAGGTGGTCAGGAGTATGGTCTGCGTTCTAATGCTGATAACTTTACTATAGAAGAGATTAAAGAAGGCGTTGAATTCGCGAACCGTTATGGCGCAAAAATTTACATTACAACAAATATAATTGCACATGATGAGAATATGCCTGGCTTAGAAGAATATTTACAAAAGTTAGAATGGGCGGGTGCAACAGGAATCATCGTCGCAGATCCATTAATAATTGAGACGTGTAAGCGCGTAGCACCAAAGTTAGAAATCCACTTATCAACACAGCAATCATTATCGAATGTTAAAGCGGTGGAATACTGGAAGTCTGAAGGTTTAGAACGTGTTGTATTAGCACGTGAAACGAGCGCAGAAGAAATAAAAGAAATGAAAGAGAAAATTGACATCGAGATTGAAGCATTTATTCACGGTGCAATGTGTATCGCATATTCTGGTCGCTGCACATTAAGTAACCATATGACTGCACGTGACTCAAACCGTGGTGGCTGCTGTCAGAGCTGTCGTTGGGATTATGACCTCATTACAGTAAATGATGGTGAACTTGATGTAGCGTATGAAGGTGATAACGTAACACCATTTGCTATGAGCCCAAAAGACTTAAAACTTGTCGAAAGTATACCGAAGATGATTGATATCGGTGTAGATTCGCTTAAAATTGAAGGGCGTATGAAATCAATTCATTATATTGCTACAGTCGTTTCAGTATATCGTAAAGTAATTGATGCATATGTTAATGACCCGGAAAACTTTAAAATTGATCCAGAGTGGTTAGTGGAACTTGATAAGTGTGCAAACCGTGACACAGCATCTGCTTTCTTTGAAGGTGTACCAGGGTTTGAAGAGCAGATGTTCGGACATGAACAATCGAAGAAAACTCCATATGACTTCTGTGGATTAGTGTTAGATTATGATGAAGCAACTCAAATTGCGACGATACAGCAACGTAATAACTTTAAACCAGGGCAGGAAATTGAGTTTTTCGGTCCTGAAATTGAAAATTTCAGACAAGTGGTAACTGAAATTATAGATGAAGAAGGAAATGTGCTTGATGCTGCACGTCATCCATTACAAATCGTACAAATTAAAGTTAATCATCCGGTTTATCCGATGAATATGATGAGGAAGGAACTGAACTAA
- the greA gene encoding transcription elongation factor GreA: protein MEMQKEYPMTQEGFDKLEVELEHLKTVRRPEVVEKIKVARSFGDLSENSEYDAAKDEQGFVEQEITKIEMMLRHAVIIEDDGSKSEVQIGRTVTFTEVPGNEEESYKIVGSAEADPFEGKISNESPIAKALLGKKVGDEVNVPLPNGNEMRVKIVEIS from the coding sequence ATGGAAATGCAAAAAGAATACCCAATGACACAAGAAGGTTTTGACAAATTAGAAGTTGAATTAGAACATTTAAAAACTGTACGACGCCCTGAAGTCGTAGAAAAAATTAAAGTAGCGCGTAGTTTCGGAGATTTATCGGAGAACTCTGAGTACGATGCAGCGAAAGATGAGCAAGGTTTCGTTGAACAGGAAATCACGAAAATTGAAATGATGTTACGTCATGCAGTTATTATTGAAGATGATGGTTCAAAGTCTGAAGTTCAAATCGGTCGTACAGTAACATTTACTGAAGTTCCAGGTAATGAAGAAGAATCATACAAAATTGTCGGTAGTGCTGAAGCGGATCCATTTGAAGGTAAAATTTCAAATGAATCACCAATCGCTAAAGCGTTACTTGGTAAAAAAGTTGGCGATGAAGTTAACGTACCACTTCCAAACGGTAATGAAATGCGCGTTAAAATTGTTGAAATCAGCTAA
- a CDS encoding YqeG family HAD IIIA-type phosphatase — protein sequence MGIFKKYLLPSKYAKSIFEITPEELTSRGVKAIITDLDNTLVGWDVPLATPEVIEWFNSMREAGIQVTIVSNNKQARVATFATPLEVDYIFNARKPMGQAFKKAVKAMGVLPEETVVIGDQMMTDVLAANSNGFYSIMVVPVKSNDEWKTKVNRMMERKFLAYFKKKGYITWED from the coding sequence ATGGGAATTTTTAAGAAATATTTGTTACCGAGTAAATATGCGAAATCAATTTTTGAAATTACGCCGGAAGAATTAACATCCAGAGGTGTAAAAGCAATCATTACGGACTTAGATAATACGTTAGTCGGCTGGGATGTTCCGCTTGCAACACCTGAAGTAATTGAATGGTTTAACAGTATGCGTGAAGCAGGGATTCAAGTAACAATTGTATCTAATAACAAACAGGCACGCGTTGCGACATTTGCAACCCCGCTGGAAGTTGATTATATTTTCAATGCACGTAAACCGATGGGACAGGCATTTAAGAAAGCTGTAAAAGCAATGGGTGTATTACCCGAAGAAACGGTCGTTATCGGAGATCAGATGATGACTGATGTATTAGCGGCGAATAGTAATGGTTTTTATTCTATTATGGTCGTTCCTGTTAAATCAAATGATGAATGGAAAACGAAAGTGAATCGAATGATGGAACGTAAGTTTTTAGCATACTTTAAGAAAAAGGGATATATCACGTGGGAAGATTAA
- a CDS encoding 5'-methylthioadenosine/adenosylhomocysteine nucleosidase codes for MIGIIGAMEEEVAILKGEIQDLTTEKIAHVEIYKGTLYSKDVVLMQSGIGKVNASICTTLLIANFKPDYIINTGSAGGLGAGLKVGDILVSTDVLHHDVDATAFGYAQGQVPMMPEMYKADDMLVDKTKRAIVKHNYTAHTGLIVSGDSFIGTAEMKAAILETFPQAMAVEMEAAAVAQTCYQFNTPFIITRAVSDLANGEAEMSFEQFLKVACVSSSNIVKSLLETL; via the coding sequence ATGATTGGTATTATTGGTGCAATGGAAGAAGAAGTTGCAATTTTAAAAGGTGAAATACAAGATTTAACGACTGAAAAAATTGCACATGTAGAAATTTATAAAGGAACGCTTTACAGCAAAGATGTTGTGCTGATGCAAAGTGGTATCGGTAAAGTGAATGCATCGATTTGTACGACGTTACTGATCGCAAATTTTAAACCGGACTATATTATTAACACTGGTAGTGCGGGTGGTTTAGGTGCAGGTCTTAAAGTTGGAGATATATTAGTCAGCACCGATGTTTTACACCATGATGTAGATGCAACTGCATTCGGTTATGCACAAGGTCAGGTGCCGATGATGCCTGAAATGTATAAAGCAGACGACATGCTTGTTGATAAAACGAAGAGAGCAATCGTTAAACATAATTATACTGCACATACAGGCTTAATCGTTTCGGGTGACAGTTTCATCGGAACTGCTGAGATGAAAGCAGCAATATTAGAGACGTTTCCACAAGCTATGGCTGTTGAAATGGAAGCTGCTGCTGTTGCACAAACGTGTTATCAGTTCAATACACCATTTATTATTACACGTGCTGTAAGTGATTTAGCTAATGGTGAAGCTGAGATGAGTTTCGAGCAATTTTTAAAAGTGGCTTGCGTATCAAGTTCTAACATTGTAAAATCATTATTAGAGACATTATAA
- the yqeK gene encoding bis(5'-nucleosyl)-tetraphosphatase (symmetrical) YqeK → MKRKKAIKLVEEKLPKKRFEHSLRVAKTGVKLAEMFGGDKDIVEIAGILHDFAKYDDLSLLYQAVTHYKLDTELLAYNSEILHGPVAAEIMKHEYHIEDEEIYDAIYNHTCGRKQMGLNEKIIFVSDYIEPRRTQPGVDDIRDIVYIEKNLDKAIYEISKRTTLYLVENDKTIYPKTIECLNYYNLQR, encoded by the coding sequence ATGAAGAGAAAAAAAGCGATTAAATTAGTAGAAGAGAAATTACCGAAGAAGCGTTTTGAACATTCATTACGTGTTGCAAAAACAGGTGTTAAACTCGCTGAAATGTTCGGCGGTGACAAGGATATTGTAGAGATTGCTGGGATTTTACACGACTTCGCAAAGTACGATGATTTAAGTTTACTTTATCAGGCTGTGACGCATTACAAGCTTGATACTGAATTGCTTGCATACAACTCAGAAATATTACACGGACCAGTTGCAGCTGAAATTATGAAGCATGAATATCATATTGAAGATGAAGAGATTTATGATGCAATTTATAACCATACATGTGGCCGTAAACAAATGGGATTAAATGAAAAAATTATTTTTGTCAGCGATTATATTGAACCGAGAAGAACGCAGCCTGGTGTAGATGATATTAGAGACATCGTATATATTGAGAAAAATCTGGACAAAGCAATTTATGAAATTTCAAAGCGCACGACACTCTATTTAGTTGAAAATGATAAGACGATTTATCCAAAAACGATTGAATGTCTTAATTATTATAATTTACAAAGATAA
- a CDS encoding class I SAM-dependent DNA methyltransferase: MEYGQFAHIYDRFMYDQPYENWAQIVQPYIPEDGSVLDIATGTGKLLQLISARDKVGVDLSEEMLTVAQHNVMNAQFIVQDMTQLNLDKTFDTITCLCDSLNYLQSEDEVITTFQNVYHHLNDGGTFIFDVHTVQKFELYFNNETYSDDLSDIVYIWHAIKGDTPLTVYHEMTFFVSDGTVYERFDESHEQRTFPIEFYISALEQTGFEIEQHFFDFDIHQTTATETSERVFFVVKKQKEEK, encoded by the coding sequence ATGGAATACGGCCAATTTGCGCACATATATGATCGATTTATGTACGATCAGCCGTATGAAAACTGGGCACAAATCGTTCAGCCGTATATTCCTGAAGATGGATCTGTATTAGATATTGCAACAGGTACTGGTAAATTACTGCAGCTCATCTCAGCACGTGATAAAGTCGGTGTTGATTTAAGCGAAGAAATGCTCACTGTTGCACAGCATAATGTTATGAATGCACAGTTTATTGTCCAGGATATGACGCAATTAAACCTTGATAAAACATTTGATACGATTACGTGTTTATGTGATAGTTTAAATTACTTACAAAGCGAAGACGAAGTTATCACAACATTTCAGAATGTATATCATCATTTAAACGATGGAGGTACATTCATATTTGATGTGCATACCGTTCAGAAATTTGAACTGTATTTTAATAACGAGACATACAGTGATGACTTGTCTGATATTGTCTATATATGGCATGCAATAAAAGGAGATACACCGTTAACTGTTTATCACGAGATGACATTTTTCGTATCTGATGGAACAGTGTATGAAAGGTTTGACGAATCGCATGAACAACGTACTTTCCCGATTGAATTTTATATATCAGCACTTGAACAGACTGGTTTTGAAATAGAACAACACTTTTTTGATTTTGATATTCATCAGACAACAGCAACTGAAACAAGTGAGCGCGTATTTTTTGTCGTAAAAAAACAAAAAGAAGAAAAATAA